The proteins below are encoded in one region of Paeniglutamicibacter cryotolerans:
- a CDS encoding glycosyltransferase codes for MTSHNGGRFIPQTMDALRAQTRQIDRFIGVDAGSSDGSEELLRAGLPGNAQVLQVPPHSLGASVAAAVAALEPLKPEYEEWLWLIHDDSAPAPDALEILLTTVEATLSVTIAGCKQLDRTSPRRLLDVGLGINKHAERVTLIEIDEVDQGQYDSRTDSFAVNSAGMLIKRSVFEELGGFDPALPGAGDDLDLCWRNRLLGKRVVIVPAAKMFHEPDVVRSLAGPREVRRAEVYLRLKHAPAAKVPFLAIGALIGALCRLVGSLISKDPAYAFSQLGATLSAMSHPVKLARSRRSAAATRKVPRSSIDRLLTDQHLVREHRRHLLQAMDHDEVHGDGTGATAAPSNPSGDARNDFTALATPARTSAAVSAILAVSGALVLSLIGLRSLIGAPALGGGSLLPVSVVPAEILNNAFGWWQSLGVGSPGAGDRFDLLLWLAALLGGGNANQALVLLTLLAMPVAALSAWIGAGAVTSGRAPRLLAGLLWAVSPALQVALGSGRPGAVLVHVLLPLLLLALLRTVGAASPPASDPAAHGSEPVRPGFNGVPSWAAAATASLLLAVMAAASPALAPVALVLLVLFALLLGSRGKTLWWVPLPMLAAALPTVVSAWGNTRALLADPGLPRGFTPAPLWEQVLGFPVAFDPASPLVGIVPGWLPAAPWAMVAALAIGVPVLVLAVCSLFAIGRNGRLAKMMWLVGVLALGAGYGAGFIATSVASGVLVTPFTGPFTSVFAFCMILCAGLGIQHLRTAGNRSHAPEKGHRLVLSTATVMVLVSLAAGSALWLGTWNTAQLVEPVATTTLPATAADRAAGAFEDRSLVIAPGDAGSMTAALMSGGGTTLDSLSGIVAANTLTGSLLAPERRPADGSEELIRQTVATLVSDSAIDPRPALSELGVGFIVLQETTGGIGHLAAQLDAVPGLAPVGRTDAGWLWRVQATGELLGTETVNDSTARVQIRENGKSTTLLPSHRGEVAGAPVAPGDAGRMLVLAERADPGWRATLDGQALPQADSGWAQGFDLGSSSGELTVGHVDFWKYPVMALQGLVLIMALLLAVPVPSRRRFAGRRLVEYRTTGQAESIGDLDAGQAAANVETTEKRTRK; via the coding sequence GTGACGTCTCATAACGGTGGCCGTTTCATTCCCCAAACCATGGATGCGCTGCGCGCCCAGACCCGTCAAATAGATCGCTTCATCGGAGTCGACGCGGGATCGTCCGACGGCTCCGAGGAACTGCTGCGCGCCGGACTACCCGGCAACGCGCAGGTGCTGCAGGTGCCACCCCATTCGCTGGGGGCCTCCGTCGCGGCTGCCGTCGCGGCGCTTGAACCCCTGAAACCCGAGTACGAGGAATGGCTCTGGCTGATCCATGACGACTCGGCGCCCGCCCCGGACGCGTTGGAAATCCTGCTCACCACCGTTGAAGCCACGCTCTCGGTGACCATCGCCGGGTGCAAGCAGCTGGATCGCACCAGCCCGCGCCGGCTACTCGACGTCGGCCTGGGCATCAACAAGCATGCCGAACGGGTCACCCTGATCGAGATCGACGAGGTCGACCAGGGTCAATATGACAGCCGCACCGACTCGTTTGCCGTGAATTCGGCCGGCATGCTCATCAAGCGCTCGGTCTTCGAGGAGCTCGGTGGCTTCGATCCCGCCCTGCCCGGGGCCGGCGACGACCTGGACCTGTGCTGGCGCAACCGGCTGCTGGGCAAACGCGTGGTCATCGTGCCGGCGGCGAAGATGTTCCATGAACCGGACGTGGTCCGCTCGCTGGCGGGGCCCCGCGAGGTGCGTCGGGCCGAGGTCTACCTGCGCCTCAAGCACGCCCCCGCCGCCAAAGTGCCGTTCCTGGCCATCGGTGCGCTCATCGGCGCCTTGTGCCGGCTGGTCGGATCGCTGATCTCCAAGGATCCCGCCTACGCCTTCTCCCAGCTGGGTGCCACCCTCTCAGCCATGTCCCATCCGGTGAAGCTGGCCCGTTCGCGGCGCTCCGCCGCAGCCACCCGCAAGGTTCCCCGCTCCTCCATCGACCGGCTGCTCACCGACCAGCACCTCGTGCGAGAACACCGCCGGCACCTGCTCCAGGCGATGGACCACGACGAGGTCCATGGCGACGGAACCGGCGCCACCGCCGCTCCATCGAACCCCTCGGGCGACGCCCGCAACGATTTCACGGCGCTGGCCACCCCGGCACGCACCAGCGCGGCGGTCAGCGCCATCCTGGCGGTTTCGGGGGCCCTGGTGCTCTCGCTGATCGGCCTGCGTTCGTTAATCGGAGCACCGGCACTCGGTGGCGGCTCGCTGCTGCCCGTCTCCGTGGTTCCGGCGGAGATCCTGAACAATGCGTTCGGCTGGTGGCAGTCGCTGGGCGTCGGCAGCCCCGGCGCCGGTGACAGGTTCGACCTCCTGCTGTGGCTGGCCGCCCTCCTTGGAGGCGGAAACGCCAACCAGGCGCTGGTGCTGCTGACGCTGTTGGCCATGCCAGTGGCGGCGCTCAGCGCCTGGATCGGCGCCGGGGCGGTCACCTCCGGACGCGCCCCACGCCTGCTGGCCGGCCTGCTCTGGGCAGTCTCCCCGGCGCTTCAGGTGGCTCTGGGCTCGGGACGCCCCGGCGCGGTGCTGGTCCACGTGCTGCTCCCACTGCTGCTGCTGGCGCTGTTGCGCACAGTCGGCGCCGCCTCGCCACCGGCGTCCGATCCGGCTGCCCACGGCAGCGAACCGGTACGCCCCGGATTCAACGGCGTCCCGTCGTGGGCCGCGGCTGCGACTGCCTCGCTGCTGCTGGCCGTCATGGCCGCCGCCTCACCGGCGCTGGCGCCGGTGGCGCTTGTCCTGCTGGTGCTCTTTGCGCTGCTGCTCGGATCCCGGGGCAAGACCCTGTGGTGGGTGCCGCTGCCGATGCTCGCCGCCGCCTTGCCGACGGTGGTCTCGGCCTGGGGCAACACGCGTGCCCTGCTTGCAGATCCCGGCCTGCCCCGGGGCTTCACCCCGGCACCGCTTTGGGAACAGGTGCTCGGCTTCCCGGTGGCCTTCGATCCGGCCTCCCCGCTGGTCGGAATCGTTCCCGGCTGGCTGCCCGCTGCCCCGTGGGCCATGGTGGCCGCGCTGGCGATCGGGGTGCCGGTCCTGGTGCTTGCCGTCTGCTCGCTCTTTGCCATCGGCCGTAACGGCCGGTTGGCGAAGATGATGTGGCTCGTGGGAGTGCTGGCGCTGGGTGCCGGCTACGGTGCCGGTTTCATTGCCACTTCCGTGGCCTCCGGGGTGCTGGTCACACCCTTCACCGGGCCGTTCACCTCGGTCTTCGCCTTCTGCATGATCCTGTGCGCGGGACTGGGCATCCAGCACCTGCGGACCGCCGGAAACCGGAGCCACGCCCCGGAAAAGGGGCACCGCCTGGTGCTTTCCACCGCCACCGTCATGGTGCTTGTCTCGCTGGCTGCTGGATCCGCGCTGTGGCTGGGCACCTGGAACACCGCCCAGCTCGTGGAGCCCGTCGCCACAACGACCCTGCCGGCCACGGCTGCCGATCGGGCGGCCGGGGCCTTCGAGGACCGGTCACTGGTCATCGCCCCGGGCGATGCCGGATCGATGACCGCCGCGCTGATGAGCGGAGGCGGAACCACGCTCGATTCGCTCTCCGGGATCGTTGCGGCAAACACGCTCACCGGTTCGCTGCTGGCCCCGGAAAGGCGCCCCGCCGATGGCTCAGAGGAGCTAATCCGACAGACGGTTGCCACGCTTGTTTCCGACTCCGCCATCGACCCGCGGCCGGCACTGAGCGAGCTCGGCGTCGGATTCATCGTGCTGCAGGAAACCACCGGCGGCATCGGCCACCTGGCGGCGCAGCTCGATGCCGTGCCGGGCCTCGCCCCGGTGGGCCGCACCGATGCCGGCTGGCTCTGGCGCGTCCAGGCCACGGGCGAACTGCTGGGCACCGAGACGGTCAACGACTCGACCGCGCGGGTACAGATCCGTGAAAACGGGAAGTCCACCACGCTGCTGCCTTCGCACCGCGGGGAGGTCGCCGGGGCCCCGGTGGCGCCCGGCGATGCCGGACGCATGCTGGTGCTGGCCGAACGCGCCGACCCGGGATGGCGCGCCACCCTCGACGGACAGGCGCTGCCCCAGGCCGATTCCGGCTGGGCCCAGGGCTTCGACCTGGGTAGCTCTTCCGGGGAGCTGACGGTCGGCCACGTCGACTTCTGGAAGTATCCGGTCATGGCACTGCAGGGACTGGTGCTGATCATGGCGTTGCTGCTCGCGGTCCCCGTCCCGTCGCGGCGCCGCTTCGCCGGACGCCGGCTGGTGGAATACCGCACCACTGGCCAGGCCGAATCGATCGGCGATCTCGATGCCGGACAGGCAGCGGCCAACGTGGAAACCACCGAGAAGAGGACACGGAAATGA